The following proteins are encoded in a genomic region of Streptococcus equi subsp. equi:
- a CDS encoding lipase, which produces MAKAAREGADEALDHKTVADAKLMEVWSAIDFNSFHELPYYEVQALFASYGITYDRFVQDFQDYTQSKVSKLSALATDFENLNRDIQTVIDSKLETDRQLAGEFRAWQTEL; this is translated from the coding sequence CTGCTCGAGAGGGGGCTGATGAAGCTCTGGATCATAAAACGGTTGCAGACGCAAAGCTTATGGAAGTGTGGTCGGCGATTGACTTCAACTCTTTTCATGAGCTGCCCTACTATGAGGTGCAGGCCTTATTTGCTTCTTATGGTATCACATATGACCGCTTTGTCCAAGACTTTCAGGACTATACTCAATCCAAGGTCAGCAAGCTGTCAGCCTTGGCCACAGACTTTGAAAACTTGAATAGAGATATTCAGACGGTTATTGATAGCAAGCTTGAAACGGATCGTCAGTTAGCAGGAGAGTTTAGAGCATGGCAGACAGAATTGTAG